From Chloracidobacterium sp. N, the proteins below share one genomic window:
- a CDS encoding ABC transporter ATP-binding protein: MLEAVHLTKAYGERIVLDDLNLQVAPGEIFCLLGANGAGKTTTINLFLNFIMPTRGEARINGYVVAEHPIETKQWLAYIPEQVMLYRNFTGLENLDYFSELAGKHYTRRELLDWLASVGLSAEAAERRVATYSKGMRQKVGIAIALAKEAKALLLDEPTSGLDPQAANEFSQLLTRLATQGMAVLMATHDLFRAREIGTHIGIMRQGKLLTTLAGTDLTPQALEQLYLDYMRN, translated from the coding sequence ATGCTCGAAGCCGTCCACCTCACCAAAGCCTATGGTGAGCGCATTGTCTTGGATGACCTCAACCTGCAGGTTGCCCCCGGCGAGATTTTCTGCCTGCTGGGTGCCAACGGCGCTGGCAAAACAACCACCATCAACCTGTTCCTGAACTTCATTATGCCGACCAGGGGCGAAGCCCGCATCAACGGCTATGTCGTTGCCGAACATCCCATCGAAACCAAGCAGTGGCTTGCCTACATCCCGGAGCAGGTCATGCTGTATCGAAATTTTACAGGACTTGAAAACCTCGACTACTTCAGCGAGCTGGCCGGAAAACACTACACCAGGCGCGAACTTCTCGACTGGCTGGCCAGCGTTGGTTTGTCTGCCGAGGCTGCCGAGCGGCGCGTAGCCACGTACTCCAAAGGGATGCGCCAGAAGGTCGGCATCGCCATTGCCCTGGCCAAAGAAGCCAAAGCCCTTCTGCTGGACGAGCCAACTTCGGGACTGGACCCACAGGCTGCCAATGAGTTTTCACAACTGCTGACCCGGCTGGCCACCCAGGGCATGGCCGTCCTGATGGCGACCCACGATCTGTTCCGCGCCAGAGAAATCGGTACGCACATCGGCATCATGCGCCAGGGAAAACTGTTGACGACCCTGGCCGGCACTGACCTGACACCCCAGGCGCTCGAACAGCTTTATCTCGACTACATGCGGAACTGA
- a CDS encoding DUF3526 domain-containing protein, producing MAGWLTIARQEFRGLLRDRRFRWLCSAVGLCLLAVLIIGWQQTQRVRAQRTAANAVAREHWVTQPPKNPHAAAHYGIYAFKPQTALAFVDVGVDEHAGVVAFLEAHKRHDLTGAAAQDGRTQRLLALTAAGVLQYLLPLLIIVLAFDALAGEREHGTLRYLLSLGVRPRTLLAGKLAGIGAALGVALLPAVVGSVLLLWWLEDAPWDFVRLALMVISYLLYGFIFLALTLAVSSRWSARMTLLGMLTFWAVSSFVVPRMVTDLAARWYPTPARAAFDAAVAHDIRQGIDGHNPQEERLKAFEARLLAQYNAKRLEDLPINPAGLLMQESEEHSNQVYAHHYARLWLAFEQQVALHNAAAVVAPVLAVRSLSMALAGTDVFHHLDFADAAERYRQPLIKTLNEDWAYNSTLATDETYVADTRLWTSVQPFTYTPPPLTLALQRQWLALAWLGGWVGLSLLALWLAARALAATT from the coding sequence ATGGCTGGATGGTTGACCATTGCCCGGCAGGAGTTCCGAGGCCTGCTCCGCGACCGCCGCTTTCGCTGGCTGTGCAGCGCCGTTGGACTTTGCCTTCTGGCCGTTCTCATCATCGGCTGGCAACAGACGCAGAGGGTTCGTGCCCAGCGCACTGCTGCGAACGCCGTCGCCCGTGAGCACTGGGTGACACAGCCGCCGAAGAATCCCCACGCGGCTGCCCACTACGGCATCTATGCCTTCAAGCCCCAGACGGCGCTGGCGTTCGTTGATGTTGGCGTGGATGAACATGCCGGCGTCGTGGCTTTTCTCGAAGCCCACAAACGCCATGATCTCACCGGCGCTGCCGCCCAGGATGGACGTACCCAACGCCTGCTCGCCCTCACCGCCGCCGGAGTGTTGCAGTACCTGCTCCCGCTGCTCATCATCGTCCTGGCGTTCGACGCCCTTGCCGGCGAACGTGAACACGGTACGCTGCGCTACCTCCTCAGCCTTGGCGTCCGCCCCCGGACGCTGCTCGCGGGCAAACTGGCCGGCATCGGAGCCGCCCTGGGCGTGGCGTTGCTGCCGGCTGTGGTCGGTAGTGTCCTGCTTCTGTGGTGGCTGGAGGATGCCCCGTGGGATTTTGTCCGCCTGGCCCTGATGGTGATCAGCTATCTGCTCTACGGCTTCATCTTTCTGGCGCTGACCCTGGCGGTGTCGTCCCGTTGGTCAGCGCGGATGACACTGTTGGGTATGTTGACATTCTGGGCGGTGAGTAGTTTCGTCGTGCCGCGGATGGTGACTGACCTGGCGGCCCGCTGGTATCCGACGCCCGCCCGCGCAGCTTTTGATGCCGCCGTCGCACACGACATCAGGCAGGGGATTGATGGTCACAATCCCCAGGAAGAGCGACTCAAAGCCTTCGAGGCCAGGTTGCTGGCCCAGTACAACGCCAAGCGCCTGGAAGACTTGCCCATCAATCCGGCTGGCTTGCTGATGCAGGAAAGCGAAGAGCACAGCAACCAGGTCTATGCCCATCACTATGCCCGCCTGTGGTTAGCGTTCGAGCAGCAGGTGGCGCTGCACAACGCCGCCGCCGTCGTCGCGCCGGTGCTGGCCGTCCGCAGCCTCTCGATGGCCCTGGCCGGAACGGATGTCTTCCACCACCTGGACTTTGCCGACGCCGCCGAGCGCTACCGCCAACCGCTCATCAAAACCCTCAACGAAGACTGGGCCTACAACTCAACGCTGGCGACGGATGAAACCTACGTTGCCGATACCCGGCTTTGGACGAGTGTCCAGCCTTTTACCTACACCCCGCCGCCGCTGACGCTGGCGCTGCAACGGCAGTGGTTGGCGCTGGCCTGGCTCGGTGGTTGGGTGGGTCTCTCACTGCTGGCACTCTGGCTGGCAGCGCGCGCCCTGGCCGCGACAACCTGA